One Sulfolobus sp. S-194 DNA segment encodes these proteins:
- a CDS encoding transcriptional regulator, translating to MRKFVILLLIPIIGITLIMHSSVYMTIYYNDSVIIHVYNQTQIYLPVQNYSTINSTSPFRIVGNLVILNYPNSTLSYKTSIKNEIRINEPYNITVSVIIPDSTYVTYISTLPTSVTVNNNLLNLTFYTSNLTLIYASNLTTSGNNSFYSLLLLVTFVLSLISTGILSFLLFRNLKRGRIEEPILVSGLDERDKLILEAISKGADSIAKISKLTGLSRATVYRRVKRLINLGYVKEIREGNKIRYEENKKE from the coding sequence GTGAGGAAGTTTGTTATATTACTGCTGATACCCATTATTGGAATAACTCTTATAATGCATTCATCAGTTTATATGACTATTTACTATAACGATTCAGTAATTATACATGTGTATAATCAAACACAGATTTATCTTCCAGTACAAAATTATTCTACTATTAATTCTACTTCACCTTTTAGAATTGTTGGAAATTTAGTTATTCTAAATTATCCAAATTCTACATTAAGCTATAAAACTTCAATCAAGAATGAAATAAGAATTAATGAACCATATAATATAACAGTGAGCGTTATAATTCCAGATTCAACTTATGTTACATATATCTCAACATTACCTACTTCAGTCACAGTAAATAACAATCTGTTAAATTTAACTTTCTATACATCTAATCTTACCTTGATTTATGCATCTAACCTTACAACTTCTGGGAATAATTCTTTCTATTCTTTGCTTTTACTCGTAACCTTTGTCCTAAGTTTAATTTCTACTGGTATACTTTCTTTTTTATTATTTAGAAATTTAAAAAGAGGAAGAATTGAAGAACCAATTTTAGTATCTGGATTAGATGAAAGAGATAAGTTAATACTTGAGGCTATTTCAAAGGGAGCAGATTCTATAGCAAAAATCTCTAAATTGACTGGTTTATCAAGGGCGACTGTTTATAGAAGAGTTAAGAGACTTATTAATTTAGGTTACGT
- a CDS encoding DUF1634 domain-containing protein — MDEKKLISLTLRIGVAISTSLVILGLLLFLVTNSNASVYNFNTSNLNLFNYSNPLTIILYGIIALISIPLIVVLEQIIIYLLEKDKIYVIISIIVFTIMVLAILTIPKIIMH; from the coding sequence TTGGATGAAAAGAAATTAATCTCATTAACTTTAAGAATTGGTGTAGCTATATCGACATCTCTTGTAATATTAGGTTTGTTACTATTCCTAGTAACTAATTCTAATGCTAGTGTATATAATTTCAATACTTCTAATCTTAATTTGTTTAATTATAGTAATCCATTGACGATAATCTTGTATGGTATAATTGCTCTCATTTCTATTCCTCTTATTGTAGTTTTAGAGCAAATAATAATATATTTATTAGAAAAAGATAAAATTTATGTAATTATAAGTATAATAGTATTTACCATAATGGTTTTAGCAATACTTACAATACCCAAGATTATTATGCATTAA
- a CDS encoding sulfite exporter TauE/SafE family protein: protein MLLAFIVLLFVASTIAGLLGSLTGLGGGVVLTPVLVLFLGVPIEYAVGASLISTIATSASSGSRYIKAGLAHMRIAIALEVATTTGAITGSFLEYIVEEEHLFKLLDIIFGGVLIFSVIPNFIRMKSEVPVYVNPDGFSSKLRFNGSYYDEALKKEVIYHGVRYPLGLLGMYIAGLISGLLGIGSGALKVLAMDLGMNLPFKISTATSSFMIGVTAATSSGIYWTLGIIDPIIVGITIPGVFIGSNFGSRYLNKLMNRRLRQIFTLVLIILGIQLILRGFDIFG from the coding sequence ATGTTGCTTGCATTCATAGTTCTCCTTTTTGTAGCCTCAACTATAGCTGGACTGTTAGGCTCTTTAACTGGATTAGGCGGAGGTGTAGTTTTAACTCCAGTCTTAGTACTTTTTTTAGGAGTTCCAATTGAATACGCTGTAGGGGCAAGTCTAATATCAACTATAGCAACTTCTGCTTCCTCTGGTTCTAGATATATAAAAGCTGGATTAGCTCATATGAGAATCGCAATAGCTTTAGAAGTTGCAACGACTACTGGAGCTATTACTGGATCTTTTTTAGAATATATTGTTGAAGAAGAGCACTTGTTTAAGCTTTTAGATATAATTTTTGGAGGTGTTCTAATATTTTCTGTTATTCCTAACTTCATAAGAATGAAGAGCGAAGTCCCAGTATACGTTAATCCAGATGGATTTTCCTCAAAACTTAGGTTTAATGGAAGCTATTATGATGAAGCTTTGAAGAAAGAGGTAATATATCATGGCGTTAGATATCCTTTAGGCCTATTGGGAATGTATATTGCTGGTCTAATATCTGGGCTTCTAGGAATAGGTTCTGGAGCTCTAAAGGTATTGGCTATGGATTTAGGAATGAATCTACCATTTAAGATAAGCACAGCTACAAGTAGTTTTATGATTGGTGTTACTGCAGCTACAAGTTCCGGAATTTATTGGACATTAGGAATAATAGACCCAATAATCGTTGGAATTACTATCCCGGGTGTATTTATAGGATCTAATTTTGGTTCCAGATATTTAAATAAATTAATGAACAGAAGACTAAGACAAATATTTACTTTAGTTCTAATAATCTTAGGAATTCAACTAATTTTGAGGGGGTTTGATATCTTTGGATGA
- a CDS encoding DUF1634 domain-containing protein has translation MDLNDVVGYTLRIGVIISIVLILIGFVFLYRDKDFNELVSPYSRINTSVINPNSVPTNAFSGNGLDLILLGLMVLIATPVARVLIGIIQFARERNIIYTIITIVVFFNLMLAIFILPFFIH, from the coding sequence GTGGATTTAAATGACGTTGTTGGATACACTCTTCGTATTGGTGTTATAATTAGCATTGTATTAATACTCATAGGATTTGTGTTCCTTTACAGAGATAAAGATTTCAATGAACTAGTTTCCCCTTACTCAAGGATAAATACTTCTGTAATAAACCCAAACTCTGTACCTACTAACGCATTTTCTGGTAATGGTCTTGATTTGATACTCCTAGGTCTAATGGTTCTTATTGCAACACCAGTAGCAAGAGTATTGATAGGTATTATACAATTTGCTAGAGAAAGAAACATCATATATACAATTATTACAATAGTAGTATTCTTTAACTTAATGCTAGCAATATTTATATTACCGTTTTTCATACATTAA
- a CDS encoding sulfite exporter TauE/SafE family protein, producing MNDLLFIISLLLSSIIAGFIGSLTGLGGATVLVPIYTLFLSIPIEYATGASLISTIATSSGAASAYIKDRITNIKIGMGLEIATTTGAIVGSLIAHFIYEHHLAFILFIIFGIVILTSIYPQIKKASLELPKPIKPDWTTRVFQLYGKYYDLALKQEVEYYGVRWWLGEIIMFFAGMISGLLGIGSGALKVIGMDWAMNLPIKVSTTTSNFMIGVTAATSSSLYWVFGYIQPVMAGITAIGVLIGSFAGSKVLPKIRNVRLRLIFMLILAFLGIEMIIRGVELWI from the coding sequence ATGAATGATCTTTTATTTATTATTTCTTTGCTCCTTTCGAGTATTATCGCTGGATTTATAGGGTCCTTAACAGGGTTGGGTGGTGCTACAGTATTAGTACCAATTTATACTCTTTTTCTATCAATTCCAATAGAATATGCTACAGGAGCTAGTCTAATATCAACTATAGCAACCTCAAGTGGAGCAGCTAGTGCATATATCAAAGATAGAATTACAAACATTAAAATAGGTATGGGTTTAGAGATTGCTACAACTACTGGAGCTATAGTTGGTTCACTTATTGCACATTTCATTTATGAGCACCACTTAGCTTTTATTCTCTTTATAATCTTTGGAATCGTAATTTTAACTTCTATTTATCCTCAAATAAAAAAAGCCTCATTGGAGCTCCCGAAACCAATAAAACCTGATTGGACTACGAGGGTTTTTCAGCTTTATGGAAAATATTATGACCTTGCGTTAAAGCAAGAGGTAGAGTATTATGGAGTGAGATGGTGGTTAGGAGAAATAATTATGTTTTTTGCCGGTATGATATCTGGGCTTCTAGGAATAGGTTCTGGAGCTCTAAAAGTTATCGGAATGGATTGGGCTATGAATTTACCAATTAAAGTAAGTACTACTACTAGTAATTTTATGATTGGTGTTACCGCAGCTACAAGTAGTTCATTATACTGGGTTTTCGGGTATATACAACCGGTGATGGCTGGTATAACCGCGATTGGAGTTCTTATTGGATCCTTTGCAGGAAGTAAAGTTTTACCAAAAATAAGAAATGTAAGATTAAGATTGATTTTCATGCTTATCTTAGCGTTTTTAGGTATTGAAATGATAATTAGAGGGGTGGAATTGTGGATTTAA
- a CDS encoding glycosyltransferase → MVSTTVGIPTLLRNSLKKTLEALMNQSEDDFEVLITYKGNLTREIENFEKYLNIRFIEQKEGLFEEALNTVLFNAKGKILITIDDDAIPLRDWIKDHLSFHDNHKNVGIASGKVTGKRWINYPNYLYEKFKSTKYMEEYNEVFKDYVGYLTKTGLSVDRKEHKGNEKTLAIVGANMSLKREVYTYVRTIPFTLRGSYNETVLSLQAIKMGFETRTFSKAEVYHIQNPSLSAPTKEEEGALIIEKYTLPYAVNFIFPLEVELIKEFLTKIQGEAKIGLELAFKGIEERIKPTDFRLILKKTIDGIRNL, encoded by the coding sequence ATGGTTTCTACTACTGTAGGTATACCTACCCTATTGAGGAATTCTTTAAAAAAGACTTTAGAAGCTTTGATGAATCAAAGCGAAGATGATTTTGAGGTATTAATAACATATAAAGGAAATTTAACACGTGAAATAGAGAATTTTGAGAAATATTTGAACATAAGGTTCATAGAACAAAAAGAAGGGCTTTTTGAGGAAGCGTTAAATACTGTCCTATTTAACGCAAAAGGAAAGATATTAATAACTATTGATGATGACGCAATACCATTAAGAGATTGGATCAAAGATCATTTGAGTTTTCATGATAATCATAAAAACGTAGGAATTGCTAGTGGTAAAGTTACGGGAAAGCGATGGATAAATTATCCTAATTACTTATACGAGAAGTTTAAATCGACAAAATATATGGAAGAATATAATGAAGTTTTTAAAGATTACGTTGGATATTTGACAAAGACAGGTTTAAGTGTAGATAGAAAAGAACATAAGGGTAATGAAAAGACATTAGCTATTGTAGGTGCAAACATGAGCTTAAAGAGGGAAGTTTATACTTATGTTAGGACTATTCCTTTCACACTTAGAGGAAGTTACAATGAGACTGTACTTTCCTTACAAGCCATAAAAATGGGATTTGAAACTAGAACTTTTAGTAAAGCTGAAGTGTATCATATTCAAAATCCTTCACTTTCAGCTCCTACTAAAGAGGAGGAGGGGGCTCTTATTATAGAAAAATATACTTTACCATATGCTGTTAACTTTATTTTTCCCTTAGAAGTTGAACTAATAAAGGAATTTTTAACTAAAATTCAAGGAGAAGCTAAAATTGGATTAGAATTAGCCTTTAAAGGAATAGAAGAAAGAATAAAACCAACAGATTTTAGACTTATCTTAAAAAAGACAATTGATGGAATTAGAAATTTGTAA
- a CDS encoding mechanosensitive ion channel family protein — translation MSYKLQVVKILVIILILAILDFVVTYLVQLLTEAYPKQLSPYEPAIVTGIHVIIVAVGGYYIIKFIQGILSITVYAKIEKGMAGMIKFALDVVFYTLLVLAILVVLHVNLTGVLVGSAVGGIVIGLAVQTIAQNLLSGVLVTSSKTIKPGDSVSLLSWIWGNPIIGEVTKVSLLFTEIKSITGNIFKIPNSAFLGNTVFQKLESENSLVYPLQVIVNADVSADKVLERVKDILKDKIKNDTKVEVYFTSKNGGTNVFTAIIHFQKIDELRGLIDLVNSAFDKAYWSAKS, via the coding sequence ATGAGCTACAAGCTTCAAGTAGTTAAAATACTAGTAATTATCTTAATACTAGCAATTTTAGATTTCGTTGTAACTTATTTGGTTCAACTCCTTACAGAAGCTTATCCTAAACAGCTTTCACCTTATGAGCCTGCAATAGTAACTGGTATCCATGTGATAATAGTAGCTGTAGGCGGTTATTATATTATAAAATTCATACAAGGAATTTTATCAATAACAGTTTACGCTAAGATAGAAAAAGGAATGGCAGGCATGATAAAATTCGCATTAGATGTAGTATTTTACACACTCTTAGTCTTGGCAATATTAGTTGTACTTCATGTAAATCTAACTGGAGTATTAGTAGGTAGTGCAGTAGGTGGTATAGTAATCGGTTTAGCTGTACAAACTATTGCCCAAAACTTATTATCCGGTGTTCTTGTAACCTCAAGTAAAACAATAAAACCTGGAGATTCAGTATCTTTACTTTCATGGATCTGGGGAAATCCTATTATAGGGGAAGTAACAAAAGTATCTTTACTTTTCACTGAAATAAAGAGTATTACGGGTAATATCTTTAAAATACCTAACTCGGCTTTTCTAGGAAATACTGTTTTTCAGAAATTAGAATCAGAAAATTCTCTTGTTTATCCGCTACAAGTTATAGTAAACGCTGATGTCTCAGCAGATAAAGTCCTTGAAAGAGTTAAAGATATATTAAAGGATAAAATTAAGAATGATACAAAGGTTGAAGTATATTTTACTTCTAAAAATGGAGGAACTAACGTATTTACAGCTATTATCCATTTCCAAAAAATTGATGAACTTCGAGGGTTAATAGATTTAGTTAATTCAGCGTTTGATAAAGCTTATTGGAGTGCCAAATCATGA
- a CDS encoding ADP-ribose-binding protein: protein MIVRIIKGDITEVEAEAIVNAANSYLEHGGGVARAIVEKGGYIIQKESREYVRKYGPVPTGGVAVTSAGKLKAKYVIHAVGPRYGIEGEEKLEEAIRNALRKAEELKLSSIALPAISTGIYGYPYEICAEKMAKVIKEEYKNFQYLNTIIVSLYSEEVYNIFVEIFERELAKEKSITLKISP from the coding sequence ATGATAGTTAGAATAATTAAAGGAGATATAACTGAGGTTGAAGCTGAAGCTATAGTTAATGCTGCAAATTCTTACTTAGAACATGGTGGAGGAGTAGCTAGAGCCATTGTAGAAAAAGGAGGTTATATAATTCAAAAAGAAAGTAGAGAGTATGTAAGGAAATACGGACCAGTACCAACTGGTGGAGTTGCTGTTACCTCTGCAGGAAAGTTAAAAGCAAAATACGTAATTCATGCAGTAGGTCCCAGATATGGAATAGAAGGAGAAGAGAAATTAGAAGAAGCTATAAGAAACGCACTTAGGAAAGCTGAGGAGCTAAAATTATCTAGTATAGCTCTTCCAGCAATTTCGACTGGTATATATGGTTATCCGTATGAAATATGTGCAGAGAAAATGGCAAAAGTAATTAAAGAAGAGTACAAGAACTTCCAATATCTAAATACTATAATAGTTTCCCTTTACTCGGAAGAGGTATACAATATTTTTGTTGAAATTTTTGAGAGAGAATTAGCTAAAGAAAAAAGCATTACCTTAAAAATATCTCCCTAA
- a CDS encoding CDC27 family protein encodes MEDSRILERAKQLFDEYKKTKDPSKLDEAIKLLEGREELHSLNQLGLAYLEKGDTRKAIEYFEKALRKTKSNEDKYIINFNLALALFKDKDYTRAYEILRELVNTPLKTHAQRLLAKVCLSIGDIKHVEEARAILESFDEPTEDLIVAYIYLGRNSGRKDYLDKAMNYAELIHNKRLLAEALLSYDDKDKIERALEIFRELKDVKGEARALYKLSFYKSELLYEALQKLEESNEGSPQDKIRLLNELYKRTGVIDFLKQAISIAEKEKEYLFLARAYVELSKKENELENLRKAVMYYEEFLRKNL; translated from the coding sequence ATGGAAGATAGCAGAATCTTAGAGAGGGCTAAACAATTATTTGATGAATATAAAAAGACAAAAGATCCCAGTAAGTTAGATGAGGCTATAAAACTTTTAGAAGGAAGAGAAGAGTTACATTCTCTAAATCAATTAGGTTTAGCATATTTAGAAAAAGGAGATACAAGGAAGGCTATTGAATATTTTGAAAAAGCCTTAAGGAAGACAAAAAGTAATGAAGACAAGTATATTATAAATTTTAACTTAGCATTGGCACTTTTTAAAGATAAAGATTATACTAGAGCTTATGAGATACTTAGGGAGTTGGTAAATACTCCTCTAAAAACCCATGCCCAAAGATTGTTAGCAAAAGTGTGTTTAAGCATAGGTGATATAAAACATGTTGAAGAAGCTAGAGCTATACTTGAAAGCTTTGATGAACCAACTGAAGATTTAATAGTTGCTTATATTTACCTTGGAAGAAATAGCGGAAGAAAAGATTATTTAGATAAGGCTATGAATTACGCCGAATTGATCCATAATAAAAGACTTTTAGCTGAGGCTTTACTTTCATATGATGATAAGGATAAGATTGAAAGGGCTTTAGAAATTTTTAGAGAACTAAAGGATGTAAAAGGTGAAGCTAGAGCGTTATATAAACTCTCATTCTATAAATCAGAACTGCTTTATGAGGCATTGCAAAAGCTTGAAGAATCTAATGAAGGTAGTCCTCAAGATAAAATAAGGCTACTAAATGAGTTATATAAAAGGACCGGCGTTATTGATTTTTTAAAGCAAGCAATTTCTATAGCTGAAAAGGAGAAAGAGTATTTGTTCCTCGCTAGGGCTTATGTAGAACTATCTAAGAAAGAAAATGAATTAGAAAATCTGAGAAAAGCTGTTATGTATTATGAAGAATTCCTTAGAAAAAATCTATAA
- a CDS encoding glycosyltransferase family 4 protein — MKLLIVNHRDIFHPQAGGAERVIYEVSRRLVKKGYDVTWLSENVGSFNDELDGIKFLHTGNKYTLHFRSLSYAKKGYDVVIDSIAHAVPFFSYIVNKKSVALVHHVHQDVVKYELNPLLAFIIRQLEKSIRNYPYIISVSNTTKNELIKRFRIDESKITVIYNGIDHEIYKPGEKSSTPTVLWIGRLKNYKNPLDAVKIFKKVRNNKAILYIAGGGDLEENVKRAIAGQKNIIFLGKVNESQKIKLYQQAWVVISTSFIEGWGMTIVEANSCGTPTVAYSSGSIPEIIEDGVNGFLVEYKNIDMFAEKLNYILDDENVMKYLSKRSYESSLKYDWNKTADEYYKYIWKIAES, encoded by the coding sequence GTGAAATTATTAATCGTTAATCATAGAGATATTTTTCATCCTCAAGCTGGTGGTGCTGAAAGGGTAATTTACGAGGTTAGCAGAAGATTAGTAAAAAAGGGTTATGATGTAACTTGGTTAAGTGAAAATGTGGGAAGTTTTAATGATGAACTTGATGGGATTAAGTTTTTACATACAGGGAATAAGTATACCCTTCATTTTCGCTCCTTATCTTACGCTAAAAAAGGTTATGATGTAGTAATTGATAGTATTGCACATGCAGTACCTTTCTTTTCTTATATAGTAAATAAAAAGTCTGTAGCATTAGTACATCACGTTCACCAAGATGTTGTTAAATATGAGCTTAATCCCTTGCTAGCCTTTATAATAAGGCAACTAGAAAAGAGTATTAGAAATTATCCTTACATAATTTCCGTTTCAAACACTACTAAAAATGAATTAATTAAGAGATTTAGAATAGATGAGAGTAAAATTACTGTAATATATAACGGGATTGATCATGAGATATATAAACCTGGAGAAAAATCGTCAACTCCTACAGTCTTGTGGATAGGCAGACTAAAAAATTATAAAAATCCTTTAGATGCAGTAAAAATCTTTAAGAAAGTGAGAAATAATAAAGCTATACTTTATATTGCCGGTGGAGGAGATTTAGAAGAAAATGTGAAAAGAGCTATAGCCGGTCAAAAAAATATAATTTTTCTTGGAAAAGTTAATGAAAGCCAAAAAATAAAACTATACCAACAAGCTTGGGTTGTTATTTCAACTTCCTTTATTGAAGGTTGGGGAATGACAATAGTTGAAGCTAACTCTTGTGGAACACCAACAGTTGCATATTCTAGTGGGTCTATTCCAGAAATCATTGAAGATGGAGTGAATGGTTTTCTAGTTGAGTATAAAAACATAGATATGTTCGCAGAAAAATTAAATTATATCTTAGACGATGAGAATGTAATGAAATATTTGTCTAAACGTAGTTATGAGAGCTCTTTAAAATACGATTGGAATAAAACGGCTGATGAATATTATAAATATATATGGAAGATAGCAGAATCTTAG
- a CDS encoding MarR family transcriptional regulator: MEPWEIVLKGNKKFRRLLQKEAEKFGLSYTEVQVLYFLKNGEKNVTSLANFADVNKSTMVEVLDKLEKKGFIIRERDTQDRRVVIVKITDAGLKILEDVRGKYKELILSLLSKIKDPSCVVEFFEILINEAEKDETI; the protein is encoded by the coding sequence TTGGAACCATGGGAAATAGTGCTTAAGGGTAACAAGAAGTTTCGTAGGCTCTTGCAGAAAGAGGCTGAGAAATTTGGTCTCTCATATACTGAGGTACAAGTCCTTTACTTTTTAAAGAATGGAGAGAAAAATGTTACTTCTTTAGCAAATTTTGCTGACGTAAATAAGTCTACTATGGTTGAAGTATTAGATAAGCTAGAGAAAAAAGGGTTCATAATTAGAGAAAGAGATACTCAAGATAGAAGAGTTGTAATTGTTAAGATCACAGATGCAGGTTTAAAAATATTAGAAGATGTAAGAGGTAAATATAAGGAGTTAATTTTATCCTTATTAAGTAAAATTAAAGATCCTTCTTGTGTCGTCGAATTTTTTGAGATATTAATTAATGAAGCAGAAAAAGATGAAACTATTTAA